A region of Vigna radiata var. radiata cultivar VC1973A chromosome 6, Vradiata_ver6, whole genome shotgun sequence DNA encodes the following proteins:
- the LOC106763951 gene encoding protein LURP-one-related 7 isoform X2, translated as MELGTSESSYPGSGNWEIPIDLFGSKKHAGVPRGVLAFADESDNVVFRVNRHPPNPNSSPLPKDKKVLLDASGHTLFSIYSYHNGSWKCYKGDSDGNKELVFRVQRTLKTFTRVELEVLFESGRSNDEGCDWKVKGSPFQRSCCIYKDADLVAQPDV; from the exons atggaaTTGGGAACCTCAGAGTCATCATATCCAGGTTCAGGGAACTGGGAGATCCCAATTGATCTGTTCGGTTCCAAAAAGCATGCCGGAGTCCCTCGTGGTGTTCTAGCATTTGCAGATGAGTCTGATAACGTAGTCTTCAGGGTGAACCGTCACCCACCCAATCCTAACTCATCGCCCCTTCCCAAGGACAAGAAAGTATTGCTCGACGCCTCAGGCCATACCCTCTTCTCCATATATAGCTATCAT AATGGATCTTGGAAGTGCTATAAGGGAGACAGTGATGGGAATAAGGAGCTGGTGTTTAGAGTGCAGAGAACCCTCAAAACATTTACTAGAGTTGAGTTAGAGGTGCTTTTTGAGAGTGGAAGATCCAATGATGAAGGTTGTGATTGGAAAGTGAAGGGTTCCCCTTTCCAGAGATCATGCTGCATCTATAAAGATGCTGACTTGGTTGCACAG CCTGATGTATAA
- the LOC106763376 gene encoding probable O-methyltransferase 3, with protein MVDSFIDVERVTEPTFKVPLDVVYAGCNRKVNHLFNDAMENDTRLISSLMIEKCKGTFTRLKSLVDVGGGTGTMAKAIAKSFPKMQCIVLDLPHVVAGLQGAENLKYVGGDMFEAIPPADSILLKWIMHDWSDEECMKILKKCKEAIRKEGKKGKVIIIETVMDDEKRDDDDEFVETQLLFDILMMGFFVESSHQTSKSLECSGMKMMSDSIVISENLIQELIKKTVVICLLGVSLKETCIELTI; from the exons ATGGTTGACAgctttatagacgtcgaacgTGTCACTGAACCGACGTTTAAGGTGCCCTTAGACGTTG tgtatgcTGGCTGTAACAGGAAAGTTAATCACTTATTCAATGATGCCATGGAGAATGACACTCGATTGATCTCTAGTTTGATGATTGAGAAGTGCAAGGGAACGTTCACAAGATTGAAGTCCTTGGTTGATGTTGGAGGAGGCACAGGGACCATGGCAAAGGCCATTGCAAAATCATTCCCAAAAATGCAATGCATTGTATTAGATCTCCCACATGTTGTTGCAGGCTTGCAAGGTGCTGAAAACCTAAAATATGTTGGAGGGGACATGTTTGAGGCTATTCCTCCAGCTGATTCCATTCTGTTGAAG TGGATAATGCATGATTGGAGTGATGAGGAATGCATGAAGATATTGAAGAAGTGCAAGGAAGCAATCAGAAAGGAAGGCAAGAAAGGAAAGGTGATCATCATAGAGACGGTGATGGATGATGAAAAgagagatgatgatgatgaatttgtAGAAACCCAACTcttgtttgatattttaatgATGGGGTTCTTCGTCGAATCCTCCCATCAGACGTCTAAATCGCTAGAGTGTAGTGGAATGAAGATGATGTCAGACAGT attgtgatATCTGAGAATTTgatccaagaactcatcaagaagaccgtggtgatctgtCTTTTAGGAGTTTCTTTGAAGGAGACATGTATTGAGCTTACTATTTGA
- the LOC106763951 gene encoding protein LURP-one-related 7 isoform X1 yields MELGTSESSYPGSGNWEIPIDLFGSKKHAGVPRGVLAFADESDNVVFRVNRHPPNPNSSPLPKDKKVLLDASGHTLFSIYSYHNGSWKCYKGDSDGNKELVFRVQRTLKTFTRVELEVLFESGRSNDEGCDWKVKGSPFQRSCCIYKDADLVAQSSLMYKLHQIFVSRGKFRLTIFPGTIDHALIVAMFVIFLSGRK; encoded by the exons atggaaTTGGGAACCTCAGAGTCATCATATCCAGGTTCAGGGAACTGGGAGATCCCAATTGATCTGTTCGGTTCCAAAAAGCATGCCGGAGTCCCTCGTGGTGTTCTAGCATTTGCAGATGAGTCTGATAACGTAGTCTTCAGGGTGAACCGTCACCCACCCAATCCTAACTCATCGCCCCTTCCCAAGGACAAGAAAGTATTGCTCGACGCCTCAGGCCATACCCTCTTCTCCATATATAGCTATCAT AATGGATCTTGGAAGTGCTATAAGGGAGACAGTGATGGGAATAAGGAGCTGGTGTTTAGAGTGCAGAGAACCCTCAAAACATTTACTAGAGTTGAGTTAGAGGTGCTTTTTGAGAGTGGAAGATCCAATGATGAAGGTTGTGATTGGAAAGTGAAGGGTTCCCCTTTCCAGAGATCATGCTGCATCTATAAAGATGCTGACTTGGTTGCACAG AGTAGCCTGATGTATAAGCTCCACCAAATATTTGTCAGTAGGGGAAAATTTCGTCTAACAATCTTTCCGGGGACTATTGATCATGCTCTAATCGTGGCTAtgtttgtgatatttttaaGTGGAAGAAAGTAG